The proteins below come from a single Corylus avellana chromosome ca3, CavTom2PMs-1.0 genomic window:
- the LOC132174483 gene encoding probable 2' cyclic ADP-D-ribose synthase BdTIR, whose protein sequence is MNRLSSSAAMNFHRQLLAHHSRTQLIKRAIKPCEVFINHRGIDTKKTIATLLYDYLHRFNLRPFLDNKTMKPGDKLFEKIDGAIQGCKIGVAVFSPNYCKSYFCLHELALFMESKKKVIPIFCDIKPSQLSVPSNGVFSENELRRFRWALEEAKHTVGLTFDSFKGNITDVVTSASEIVIESLIELENEEHMKRRKSPLSQ, encoded by the exons ATGAATCGCTTATCATCATCAGCAGCCATGAACTTCCACCGCCAATTACTCGCCCATCACAGCCGAACCCAGCTGATCAAACGAGCGATCAAGCCCTGTGAAGTGTTCATAAACCATAGAGGGATTGACACGAAGAAAACAATAGCCACCTTGCTGTACGATTATCTTCACCGTTTCAACCTACGTCCTTTTCTAGACAACAAGACAATGAAGCCGGGAGACAAACTTTTCGAAAAGATCGATGGTGCAATACAAGGATGCAAAATCGGCGTTGCCGTTTTTTCTCCCAATTATTGTAAATCATATTTTTGTCTGCACGAGCTGGCTCTTTTCATGGAGTCAAAGAAGAAGGTCATCCCTATTTTTTGCGACATTAAGCCTTCCCAGCTTTCTGTTCCGAGTAATGGCGTTTTCTCGGAGAATGAGCTCCGGCGGTTTCGCTGGGCTCTTGAGGAGGCTAAGCACACCGTTGGGCTCACGTTCGACTCCTTCAAGGg gaaCATAACAGATGTTGTGACAAGTGCTTCAGAAATTGTGATCGAGAGCTTGATAGAGCTTGAGAATGAAGAACATATGAAGCGTAGGAAATCTCCTCTCTCACAGTAA
- the LOC132174485 gene encoding ABC transporter G family member 9-like, with the protein MVPAPAPDIEAQTNNKTATESPGIFLKANRPVTLKFEEVVYKIKTIKRGLLERKGKSEEKVILKGITGMVQPGEVLAMLGPSGSGKTTLLTALGGKLGGQLGGSITYNGRPFSNAMKQSTGFVSQDDLLHPHLTVTETLVFTSLLRLPNSFTKEEKVQHAEAVITQLGLTSCKNSIIGGSFVRGVSGGERKRVSIGQEMLINPSLLFLDEPTSGLDSTTAQRIVSTLWELSNGGRTVVMTIHQPSSRLFYMFHKVLLLSEGNTLYFGRGSGAMEYFSSVGYSPLVAMNPADFILDLANGVSSDDMHHEDQILVKESLVSAYKSNLADKLKAELQEINDNQFQDGSDAKQFGRWSTTWWQQFCVLFKRGVKERRQDSFSGLQIGEVVVVACLSGLLWWQSDVSHLQDQVTILISLYFAQIGD; encoded by the exons ATGGTGCCGGCGCCGGCGCCGGACATAGAGGCTCAAACTAATAACAAGACAGCCACGGAATCCCCCGGCATCTTTCTCAAAGCCAATCGGCCTGTTACGTTGAAG TTTGAGGAGGTAGTATACAAGATCAAGACTATAAAAAGGGGATTACTTGAGAGAAAAGGCAAGTCTGAGGAGAAAGTGATATTGAAGGGAATCACAGGGATGGTTCAACCGGGGGAAGTGCTGGCCATGCTAGGCCCATCCGGCAGCGGCAAAACGACATTGCTGACGGCGCTGGGAGGCAAACTTGGCGGGCAGCTTGGCGGAAGCATAACCTACAACGGCAGGCCGTTTTCGAACGCAATGAAGCAAAGCACGGGTTTTGTTAGCCAAGACGATCTGCTCCATCCCCACTTGACTGTGACTGAAACACTAGTATTCACTTCTCTTCTCCGATTGCCAAATAGTTTCacgaaagaagagaaagtgcaGCATGCAGAAGCTGTGATAACTCAACTTGGTCTAACAAGCTGCAAGAATAGCATCATTGGAGGAAGCTTCGTGAGGGGGGTTTCTGGGGGGGAGAGAAAGAGGGTTAGTATAGGACAAGAAATGCTCATAAACCCTAGCCTGCTATTTTTGGACGAGCCCACTTCTGGTCTTGACTCGACAACTGCTCAGAGAATTGTATCTACTTTGTGGGAGTTATCAAATGGAGGAAGAACTGTTGTTATGACCATACACCAGCCTTCAAGCAGGCTATTTTACATGTTTCATAAGGTTTTGCTGTTATCTGAAGGAAACACTTTGTATTTTGGGAGAGGATCAGGAGCCATGGAGTATTTTTCGAGTGTCGGATACTCCCCGTTGGTTGCCATGAATCCTGCAGATTTTATCTTAGATCTTGCAAATG GTGTGTCATCGGATGATATGCATCATGAGGATCAAATCCTGGTTAAGGAGAGTTTAGTATCTGCCTATAAAAGCAATCTTGCTGATAAATTGAAAGCTGAGCTTCAAGAGATTAACGACAATCAATTTCAAGATGGATCTGATGCTAAGCAATTTGGGAGGTGGTCCACAACTTGGTGGCAGCAATTCTGTGTGTTGTTTAAAAGAGGGgtcaaagaaagaagacaagATTCATTCTCTGGCCTCCAGATCGGTGAGGTTGTGGTGGTAGCATGTCTTTCGGGACTACTGTGGTGGCAATCTGATGTTTCCCACCTACAAGATCAGGTAACAATTCTTATCTCTTTGTATTTTGCACAAATAGGAGATTAG